GACATCGTCGGCGGCGTGGACGGGCGCCACTGACGACGACGATCGCCGGCTTCTAGGACagttttgtttttcttttgtttCGGCTGATGATTATTGATTCTTCTTGGGATGAAGTAAGATCAATGCACAAGCGATTGGGTCTGCTTTggaccctgtaaagatcatgcATGCTACCCACACCATATGGGGTTTGTGTCCTCTTGAATGGAAGTAAAGAATCGATTTGAATCTGTAGCAAAAAACTGAATCTGACTGAATTTTGCAATGTCCACATATCTGATGTAACTCAAGAGAAGGAAGGAGCAGCAGCAATACAATGCAGTCTGCCAACTTCTCCTGTTTGCACATACAACAAATACGTCAAACAGAGAGATCGGAATGCATACCGCGCAAGCAATGAAACTCTAGCAGATTAGGGACACATGCAAGGCTACTGGAACACAACCAGGCCATCTGCCGGCAGTTTTATTTGACAATCTAAGAACCACGACAGAGAAAGAATAGCATCACTGTGATAACCTGCCATCAAGAGTTGAGCAGCATGTTAAGAGATATGAGACAAATACAGCACAGTTCAGTTGCATGCACAGCAACTGAAATTTGGCGAAACACACACATCCATGCGCAGCAAACAGAGTAGATAAAGTTACTAAATTAATCTCGTCACAGATCTTTCAATTGCTTCCAAAATTGGCATAACAAAGCCGTACTTCCATTTGCTCTGAAATTTCACGTCAAGGCGTTTGTAGTCCAACGGTTAGGATAATTGCCTTCCAAGCAATAGACCCGGGTTCGACTCCCGGCAAACGCATATTTTGTTTTCTTTTCCATTTTTCATCTCAAGATAATCGCCAATCTCAAATTCTTTAACATGGAGTTTAGTTTTTTTTTAACATAGGGATTACATGACTATCACTGATCTGACAAACTCGATAACTTGATCGATTGGGGTAGCTCAATAACTTGACAAAAGGAAGAGCATAAATCAATACTGGCCTACTGGGTATGAATGCCTCTTGTTACTTCTCATCACTGTGTTTACATCGTATTCTTTTCCATTTTCATCTCAAGATAATCGCCAATCTCAAATTCTTTAACATGGAGTTTAGTTTTTTTTAACATAGGGATTACATGACTATCACTGATCTGACAAACTCGATAACTTGATCGATTGGGGTAGCTCGATAACTTGACAAAAGAAAGAGCATAAATCAATATTGGCCTGCTGGGTATGAATGCCTCTTGTTCCTTCTCATCACTTGTGTTTACATCGTATTCTACTTTCTTTTTTATCCCAAGTGGTGATTATCAAGTAACTGAATAAAACCTCGTATCATCATGGTTTTGTCCCAACCGTTGGATAATTGTGGAAGTCTTTTTTTGTTGTTTTCCCTCTTGTTATATGAGTTTTTCATCAGCAGAAGGTAGCCCCCGGTGCAATGTTGTGTGAATAGATGGAGGGAGGAATAACTCCTCGCATTTATATTAAGTGAAAGCCAGATGCCTCTATGCATGTATTATCACACGATAATACTTAATATGATTTTGTAAAACTGTAATATATTACACTGTATACATCTTTTTATGATGTTTTTGGAAAATTAAAAGGGTAATAATTGTAGTTTGATTAGAATATTGTATGGACGAATCGAATCATTGATAAATAGATCAAAATCGACATTCCTTCTACTCTTGATAATATTGCGCAGAGTATTGACTCTATTCCCAGTAGCCtaatttttctttaaaaaaCTAACCTAGGTTTGTCACTCCCATCCACACAATTCTTTGCCTATTAATTATAGTCGCTGCACAATGCCATTAGGGTGCACCTTCCAGTGGGCTGAGCAGGCTGATTGAAGCCCTATGTTCATTCTCTCAATGATTTATGATGCTTCGGACAAAGAACGGCCTGAAGGTGAACACAATGCCAATGACAGTGACCACATTTAGCATAAAGAACACCAAGTGGTCGCCTGCAAGAATCATCAGAGCTGATGTTAGCAGATAGGCAGAGCCATGTTTCGCATAGAAAGGCGCATGATCTTTTCTTGCTTATGTTGTGTAGTAGGGATCAGCATGATAGTTCATCTACAGGCAGTGTTTCAAGTTCAGTTTGAACTTCGGAGGGCCATCTGAAGAATGTGTACGGTATGGATTCAAATGTTGTCATACTATCACGATGTGATGTCTGTTAAGCAAATTTCTCAAATAAAAACTATGGCTTAAAGTTTTCAGTGAGAACAGATGCAACCGTATTTATAACCGAGAAAAGAGTACCAGCCGTCCATAAACTTGTTCAGGGGTGTTAGCTAGGTCCTGAACTATTACTTGGGTCCCTAAACTTCTTAAGTGGTTTATTTGAGTCCAAACCCCTCAAATTAGTGTTGATCCGCTTACTTGGAATTAAGGGAAATACACAGATACAAAGATGGATGAAATAAATTTGATAAAGTGATAACTACACCATTCCAAAAAAGtagaaaataaaatatttcatCACTTACAAAAAAGAGTTAAAACCCCTTGCACTACCTGGAAGAAATGAAGCTTTTTGACGCTTTTGAGCCCATGAAAATCTGAAAAGTGGAGAAACAAGTAAGGTGGCATTTCACCACTGAATTAAAAAAACGAAATGCACCATCAGGTGTGCAAATTGGGGATGTTAATTCCAAGTTGAATACCAGCTTTTGCTATGGAAAATATTTCATAATTGTAGAGCAGATCTGGAACTAATTTTCACACAACAAATTTTTTATATCTGACATAATCAAAGTGCCTAATTGTTAAAGAGAATATAATGAATAGTGAATAATACTCACATGATTCCTGCAACAGCTGGTGCGATAGCTTTAGAGATGGACATTATTGTTACAGCAATACCATTAGCTTGACCCCTTACATCTtgagtcttttttttttttttgcatagtCACGTtaagaaaaagaattttagcATTACCAATATTCACCAGGCATTAACATAGGAGACAAAATTATTTATTGTTAGTAACTTACCACAGCATCATTAATTAAGACATTGAACACGGTAATGGAACTTACCTGAAAACAGTTTAGAATCATGAATAATTTTTTAGCAACTAATAGAGACTGTTTTAGATGAAATATATATGTAAGCATCACATGTTAAGCAATCACTCAGATATAAACAGAACCTTGAAAGTTTGAAATATTTGTCAAAATATGGAATAACGAGTAGCTTCAAAATTGCCTCTTAGTTATGAAAAAACAGCAATAGTACGTACTAGGTCTTGCATACACAGAGGAAATTTTGTTTAGAAAATTTTTATGCGATATGAATAACATGAAATGGTTATCGGCACTAAGATGAGTAGTGTTAAGCTGTACTAGTGAAAGCACGATTTTGCACTCACTGAGAAAGCATTCTTCAGAAAAGATGCGCAATTTACTACCAAATGTAGAGGGAATCCTGATAGTACTGCTGGCATGATCGCATAGCTAGAAAGAAGCGGTACAGTCAATATCTGCATACCAGAGTAACTAATAAGTCCCAGTGTTAGAATAGATCAATAGAATGAAGCCGAACGACTAATGAGTAGTGTCTTACTGCTGTTATGCGAACTAATGTGATAGGTGCTACAAATTTTGCAACTGATGGATAGATAAAAAGTTGATATAACATGAGGAAGAGACCTGATAAAAAAAAAGGTTTGGTCAGTCTACTTAACTTCGAATGAAATATGAGTAACCAAGTTCAAATAAGTTTACATTATAAAATTATTTAATTTAGCATATATTACATCATTCGCAGTTATGGGCAGTCGGCTGGGCCGACTGGACCTATTGGGCTCGCTAGGCAATATTATCCATTAAGGTTAGGATTAGAGCTATAGCTTAGGCGTCCAGTAAGCCTCTCTCTATGATGATGAGAGATGTATCAATCAAAAGCAAGCAATGAAGATAAATCAATCTAGTCTCAATCCCCAGGAACCAAACGTTCCCTTGGTCCCTATAGATTTATCTATGGGCGGTAAAGTGCCCTACATTTTAGCCCAGATAATCTAAGGGCCGGGCCTTAAAAGAGTCGGGCTCTAATCTTATTCAATTTTAAGCTAAATATACATAAAGGCcaagttggattgtgaagagAGCACTAGGCCCATGATCCGTTACCACCCCTAGATTTATCAGGCCTTTCAAACTCTGTTATTATCCCTCAGGCTCAGATTTCAGAAGCAGTCTCTATTGGATCATAAAGGGCACTTTCACCCCCAAAAGCAAGTCACTGAGATGAGGCAGTAAGGACACACTCGCTCAATTTTAAACAGGGTCGCATCCCTCTCTGAAGTTGTATTGGAGTACTCCAACACAAATTTTAGTGAACTTTCTTCTTGGGCGTACTATGAAATACCTGAAATTGCAAGAACGTTGCCCACATCTGTAGTGGAAAAGCTTAATCCACCATATCTCCTGTCACTGATAGCCCAGAGAGAAAATACCTGCAAGGCTTTTTCTGATTCAAATACAGAACAAAACACAATGGAAGCAAGACTAAAAAATTATACATTCCAATAAAAATGACACGGAACTGAAATAAAAAAAAGACGAGACAACAGACGTCTGGTAATTTCACCTCTGCGTAAGCCACATCTTGGAGAGAGAATATAGAATATAAAATTATAGCTGACATCAGCGGCCAATTTTTGAATAATTGTAGAAACGCACCACTTCCACCCTGGCTCTTTTCTTGAGCATCTGTACTAGCAAGAGGATCTTCTACAGTTTCAATTGAATTGTTGGTAACATCTCCGGTGTGTTTATGCAGAGTTTCctgtatgatggcaagcaaatAATAAATAAGTTGTTATTGTTATTAGTAGATGCAGTGCAAGAGGTGGAGACGTTCTTAGTTTCATGAACCACTATTTACTTCTTAATTTTTCATGTAGTTCTTCTCCCAACATCGATGTGAAGCATTTACTGACCTTCACTAAAAATGTGTTCGTACCACGCTGACAAAGGAACCACTATTTTTTTGGTAATTTCAGAAATTCAGATGTGCTGGTTTTAATATGAGTAGAATACCCATCTGCATGAACCAGTCATAGACATATGTATAGGTTGACCCTGCTCCCCTTTCTATCGCAACAAAACTAAGAGAAATTTCAATCGAACAACAATGCATGAATATTTAAGATAATGTACTTGCATTTACTTATAAACAACAACACTGAAATGATACCCTTATCATTATCATATACTTTGTCTCAGCTAACCATCACATTCCTAATTAAATTGTGGGTCAATCATGAAGAGATATGGTCTCAGAGTTAAAAGGGGTGGCATTTCATCCAAGTGATCAAATTATTAGTTTACAGATGTATGCCTTTATGTATTTAAAGAATTACAAAGAAGTGTTCATTCTAGATCCTGCATAACGGACTCATTGATCAATTGTTTTACATCTAGGTGCAGAATTAATTTCATAGAGTTTACTAGAAGTAAAATATTTCAAATTATATCATTTTGCATTAATAGAATAAGATAAATACTGAAAAAACTAGTACTCTTTACAACACTAGTAATCCCAATTCACAGATATGGTACCTGAGTAGTTCATCCAAAATCTAGAAAAGTACAAGAACAATGGCTTCAACAGGTCATCTATTGATGTGGACCCTGATGTACAACATTGATACAACAACGTTGTTGACATATTCTCCTAAAATGATGTTTTTTTCCAAAGAAAATTGTAGGAATATAGGAACAGCAAACTCACCTGAAGCCAAAAGCAGGAAAATAGAGCGACAAATGCAAGGATTGATACGGATAGGCTGGGTAGAAAATATGGAAACCTAGAATGCTGCACGTTAGAACATAAGCAGCATTACAGAAGTACTGACATGAGAAGGATGCATAAAACCTGCTCACCTCCCAAATATGGACTTCTTAGAGAATATGCCTGGATATTTATCTGCTGGCTGATATACAGGAACAAGTAGACAGTCATGTAAGTTCAAAAGGATCGTATTGTAGATTTTTTTTACTCAAAATTACATGCAAATACAATAATAAAATATAGAGTAAATTTGTGCAAGATCATCCTAAATGTCTATAGGTTGAATAAATCAGCCTATATGTATCAACATTGTTGTCTGTAGAATATTGAATACTTGCCATATTAAGGTCACTATAAGTAATCACTAATGTAGATCAGATAAAATAAGAACTCAAAAATTTATGCATAGTGGATAAGTGCACGTTGTAAAGGATCACCggaaacaaaaaagaaaagtgCATCCATGAAATCCCTTGGTCATTTATACAGTTATTATGATTAGGTTTAAATAGATTTATGGTCAAAAGAGGCAGAATAATAATATCACATACTATATCATAACAGGTTTATGTACTAATGCAAAGATAAATTTTCTGCGGAGATGGCAATAAACTGTTACCTGTGCAAGATAACCACCAATAGCTGGTCCAACAACGAGGCCTATGCCACGTGAGGAAGAAACCTGGTCCATCCAACAATAGAAACTCGTTAGCCATATGTTGCGGCTTCAGGTTGAAAAATTGAAATAGAAAAATTCGAACATCTTACAATTGCTAACCCCAAATGACTGTATTCTTTTCGGCATGCCTCTGTCGCGTAAGCCTGAAGAAAAAGAGGTAAACAACATTTAATaacatgatttttttttgttcTACCTAGCATGCACCGTACTGACAAATTTCAAATCGAGAAATACAATTTCATCTAATTAGTAGCAGTACATTTCAATCATAAAAAACTTActcttttaaaaaaaataacagTGAACTATTGTTCTATTTGAGGTGGCCATGACAGTTGTCAAACAGGAGTGAAGCGTAGTGCTAGAAGTGATCCATTGAGTAATCGAAGACCTCAGCCTTATGTTTATTGGGTTAGTCCACAACGGATGGGTCTGCCCGCAATCTGGTTGCGGGTTGAGCTACACCTTTAGAAAACTAAAATAGTCCAAAAATGTTGATGGGTGGTAGTCTGGTAGACGTAGGGATCATTCAACCAAACCCGAGCAAATTGTGGGCATATAGTAGTTATCGTAGAATATCAACAGATAAAATTGAATCTGAGTATCTGAGCAGTCTGTGAGAACGAACCTTGATTGGTCCGAGCATCCCAGACAATAACCCAAGCAGAGCTCTTGTGAATATTGCCATCCAATACGTTGAGCTTAGTCCAAAAAGAGTATTGAATATAACTCTGAAACAGATAAGAAAACATGCCCAAGCTCTGGATGCATCAGCCAAAGAACAACTCATATATGACAGCCTGAGACTATTTTTTTTGTTGAAAGGAGATCCTTTTACATTGCAGCAAGTGTGATTACAATAACTTGTTTTCGCCCATGCTTATCAGCCACCATTCCCCATATTACAGCGGTGAGTGCTCGACCAGCCATAAATGAAGCACCTTCACCAATAGCAAAAATTCAGTATGTTTATCACGATACGTAAAGCATTGGCATAAATCATTCACAATGTTATGCGTTATCACCCTGCTCTGTTCTCGTTGTTTGGGCAGAGAACAGGAACTGTTAGTAGAAAACTCACCAACAAAACCAGCATAAAATCCAATATCCTTTTCATCTCTAGCAATATGTAGGTCCCTTATCTGAAGCATAAAGTCACGGAGTTGATAAACAGAGTTGATAAACAAGAGAAAAATGTTAAGCATAGATCTAAGATAAATTAACCTGAAGAGGATACATAATTTGAAGACCATTCCTAAACACTAAAGGTTCAAATCTAGCTACCTCTCCATATAAACATTGCATCATTTGTTGTTATACTAGACCATTATGACATAAAAAAACGTTATGATATATCACCTCTATTTCCTGCACAGACAGTTGCAAGTCACGACTGCACATGAATTTAGTTATATGTCCACAAGAAATGGGGATAATTCGACGGGTGAACAAGTCACGCCTGACAACTCGTTCCCTAAACAATCAGCTAACCTTGTTGAGCCATACAAATCATGAACAATCTAAATAATGAGTTGTCTTATATAACTAGTGTCCTTTATTTGCAAGGATCATATTGTGATTCATGTATTTACTTAAATTGGTCAATTGCCACAGTACCATCAGCACAACACTTATTGATTAGTTATATTTATGTAAACAATTCCTATAAAAATTCAAATGCTACTTGCAGCTCTTTTATTTTTTCGATGAAACAAAAGACAATCATGTTGCATGCAAGTCataaaaaggaaaggaaagtaATGTTGCTCACCATAAAATACAAGAAGGGAAACAGCATCTGTATCGGCAAGGCTGCAGGTAGCAAACAGATAAAACTATGTGAATTTCTGGGTATTACAGATAGTAATGTCAGGATAAAATTTCAGAGATTTACAGTTAATAGCGACATTGTCAATAGCGAGAATACAGTTAGCGAGCCGAGAACTCTTTAACTGTTCCCGTAACAGACGCAACGAACAAGTTGGATTGTCGGCCGGTGCGGTAACGAATAAACTGGCATGGGAGTGGGCGGCGATGGATCACGCACTGGAGCAGAGGGTGACGAGCCATATGAGGAAGAGCTCCTTGTAGGGGAACATCCCCTCCCGCTCCGCCTTCCGCTGGTCCAGCCGGCACCCAGGGCACCGCAGCCTCCTCCTGGCTTCGCCGACGACAGCGTTCGAGGCCGCCGGGACAGCAGGAACCATCCCGACGGCGGCGTCGGGCGCGGCGGCCATCGGTCGGTCCATTCGCGCGACGCGATCGTCAGAGGAGAAGCAGCTGATCGAGAGGAGTGTTGTTTCAGTGTtggtgcggggggggggggggggggggggcgcatgAAGTCACTCTAGTGCGAGCGAGCCAGCGAGCACGATCGTGTGGGGGATCAAATGAGATCCTAACAGACTCCCTAAACTTAGGAGGCGCGCATTTGACCATGATCTCGTACACGCCAGCCAGACGAATCCTAACAAACTGCTCCAGATTCTACCTGTGATCTGACTTCGTCGAGACGAGACAAATAATGTCTCTACCTGCATTCGGCAATTGGAATGTCACTGACAGTCGCGTTGCAAATCTCGAGCAACTGGAAAGGAGCGCTTGCCGAAGTGTTTATCTTCGCAATTCACTCCACACGGCAGTATCCCTTTTGTACACAATTCCTAACGCAGAACGAACAAAGATGCAAATCAACACGGGTTCCCATTTGCATGGTCAGCAGAGACAGCAAAAACACAGCAGCGAGTATAATTATTCTCGTCCAACAAAAACAACACATAACAGCAGGTTTTTACGACAGGGCATATGCGCATGACACAAATACTATTCCGAGACATAGCAATATAGAACGTTTCCCCAAAATATGCAGCTCTAGATAGTAGCAGCAAAAAGAAAAACACTAGTTGGGCCTCGGCGTTGCCCACTCGACGCGGAGGATAAGGTTATCATAGCCGTAACCGTTGAGCTTGCTGATCGCCTTCTCCGCATCCTCTCTGTGCACAAAGTTGACGAAGCCGAACCCCCTGCTCGACCCAGTCTTCTGGTCCACCGCGACGTAGACGCGGCTGACCGGGCCGAACGCGCGAAACAGCTCGAGGAGGTCGGGCTCGCGGGTGTCCTCCGAGAGGTTGGTCACACGGACAGAGTTCTCATCGTTCCTGCGGCGCATCACATCTCCAGCACTCCTATCAGCGCCACCTCTCATGGTTGGGGGGACGTACGCTCCCTTAACAGGACCGCCTGCGGCAGGAGGGCCGTCAGACGTCGGGGGCCTGTCAGTGAAACTTTCAGTTGGCGGTGCAAGGTCCTTGTAGGGACACTTTGAGGTCCAGTGGTCGCCCTTCTTGCCACAGGTTCTGCAAACCATGAGAACAGCACCTCCCTTGCTTGCCATAGCCAGTGGGTCACCAGATGCAGCTGGCTCATCAGCTTTGCTCCCTACAGTCGAGTACAAATATATGAGCACAAAGGCATAAAGATAATAAGATTACCAAAGTTTAAAACAGGCCACAGTCCAGAGGCCCCACAACCAAAAAGAAGATGAAAACTAATGCAGATCGTTAACAATGCCTGAATGACATGTCTGTATCCATAAGATGTACGTTATTTAGATGTCAAATGCTTTAGCAGGTATTGACAAATGTAAATATGCCTGAATTTGTGAATGTTGGAAAGAGAATTAGTAAGCAAATCGAGAAGAACTGGTGTGAAATGTGGCAGTCACGCTAGATTTTTGTGGTACCGGAGAATTCAGGAGCTCATGTATGTTGTAACATAACAATCCTTAATACTGAGATAACTTGCAGTTGGTGCTACAACTGCACCATATGGGGATCACAATCATTGAAATATGGGGAATTCGAGTCTTTGAGGcgaaacagaaaaaaaaaatgatcTGCCACAATTTTGTTGAATGGGTGCTGATTGTAATTCTATTAACATACTAAGCAACAACAGGTGTCACCAGTATGAAAAATAATGATCAGCAAGAATAAAACGGTAATTTCAAGTGCTCTATGACACTATTCTTGCATCACTCAAGAGGCAATTGCATAGAATGAATAAAATCATGAACAAATTTCGTGCTCCTACACATTCTAATTAGAAATGTTTGATACCGCAAACCCTATGTACCTAGATTAGAGGAACATGTGAACAAAGCAATCAAAGGTCCCCAAATTTCATTAAAAAACTGCATCTTTGCAGTAGTAGAACTATAAGATGACTCGAAACATCTGAGATAGACTGATCGCGTCTAGTTGCTACCAATAGAAAGAAGAGATGATGAATAAAAATACGATGCAACAGATAAGTGATGGGGGCAGCGGATCAAGGAGGGCGGGGGGATCCAGACCTGGGGCGCGGGGGCGCTCGAGGAGGATCTCCTCGGTGGAGACCATGGTGAGCCTGGAGCCGGCGTCCTCCTTGACGGCGTCGCCGAACTTGGGCCACTGGCGGCGCTCGATGGCGCTGCGGGAGAGGCGGGCCTTGGCGAGCTTGCGGAcgcgggtggtggtggtgacctTGACCTTGTTGCCGTCGTCGTCGAAGCGGTACTCGAtgaccttcttgaggccgttCTCA
The Panicum hallii strain FIL2 chromosome 6, PHallii_v3.1, whole genome shotgun sequence genome window above contains:
- the LOC112896845 gene encoding eukaryotic translation initiation factor 3 subunit G translates to MAAAAAQQKIRWGELEEDDGGDLDFLLPPRIVVGPDENGLKKVIEYRFDDDGNKVKVTTTTRVRKLAKARLSRSAIERRQWPKFGDAVKEDAGSRLTMVSTEEILLERPRAPGSKADEPAASGDPLAMASKGGAVLMVCRTCGKKGDHWTSKCPYKDLAPPTESFTDRPPTSDGPPAAGGPVKGAYVPPTMRGGADRSAGDVMRRRNDENSVRVTNLSEDTREPDLLELFRAFGPVSRVYVAVDQKTGSSRGFGFVNFVHREDAEKAISKLNGYGYDNLILRVEWATPRPN
- the LOC112896847 gene encoding probable peptide/nitrate transporter At3g43790, encoding MFPYKELFLIWLVTLCSTLPIQMLFPFLYFMIRDLHIARDEKDIGFYAGFVGASFMAGRALTAVIWGMVADKHGRKQVIVITLAAIVIFNTLFGLSSTYWMAIFTRALLGLLSGMLGPIKAYATEACRKEYSHLGLAIVSSSRGIGLVVGPAIGGYLAQPADKYPGIFSKKSIFGRFPYFLPSLSVSILAFVALFSCFWLQETLHKHTGDVTNNSIETVEDPLASTDAQEKSQGGSGAFLQLFKNWPLMSAIILYSIFSLQDVAYAEVFSLWAISDRRYGGLSFSTTDVGNVLAISGLFLMLYQLFIYPSVAKFVAPITLVRITAILTVPLLSSYAIMPAVLSGFPLHLVVNCASFLKNAFSVSSITVFNVLINDAVTQDVRGQANGIAVTIMSISKAIAPAVAGIIFSWAQKRQKASFLPGDHLVFFMLNVVTVIGIVFTFRPFFVRSIINH